A segment of the Desulfobacterales bacterium genome:
GATGGTGGAAACTTACTAGATGAATATTTGGGAAATCGGACTGATCGCTGTTTCTCTGGGGTGTGATGCTTTTGCTGTGGGACTGGGTGTCGGTACCCGCTGTTGCGCACCGCGACAGATTTTTCGCTTGTCTTTTCATTTCGGACTGTTCCAGTTCCTGATGCCCATTTTGGGTTGGCTGCTTGGCCGAAATGTTTTGGGATGGACAGCGCAGTGGGGGCCTTGGATCGCTTTCGGGTTGTTATTTGGCATTGGCGTGAAAATGGCTTATGAAGGAACCCAGCCGCGTGAAAAAGAGGACGTTTGCGCGGACCCCACCAAAGGGTTCAGCCTTGTCATGCTATCCTTTGCCACCAGCATCGATGCCCTGGGGGTTGGTTTCAGTCTGGGGGTTCTCGGCCAGAGCCTTTTTGTTGCAGCGGTTTGTATCGGGATAACGGCAGGTGCCATGACATGGATTGCCATGAAGGTTGGAAACAGCTTGTCCGGTAGGTTTGCCCAACGGATGGAAATCGTCGGCGGCCTTATTTTAATTGCGATTGCCTTTAAACTGCTGTTTCTTTAGAAGTCATTCTAAAACCCCGCCTGAAACCTGATGGCTGCGTTGTGTCGCTACCCCGATGGTTTTAACTTCTATGAAACCTTCTTAAGACAACTCATCACAGCCGGAAAATTTTTAGGCGACACAACCAGGAGGTGATCGTCGATTTTTTTTCCGTCCAGATAGTCATTGAGATGAAAATCGCTTCCGTCCAGCTTTAAAATTTTTCCGCCGGCCGATTCAATCAAGACGCGCGCTGCGGCAAGGCCCTTAAAAGACTCATTGGCAATGATCGCCGCATCGGCACGCCCCATGGCGACAAAGCAAATATGGGACGAGGAACATCCCAAATTACGAATTTTGCCCGGAAAATTAGAATTGTAGTGAAGGTGGAAGCGTGAAAAGGTCAACAGCAGGCTTTCATCGTCAACACCCTTCTGGGCTGAAATAGCAATTTTATGTGTTCCCCGAAAGGCCGCTTGACCGGCCTGGGCATGAAAAAAATCACCGGTGGCCGGCATGTGTATGACGCCGAAAATCGGCCAATAATTTTCCAACAGTGCCAGGGAAACCGCCCAAACCGGAATCCCCGTCTGGAAATTATCCACCCCGTCAATGGCGTCAAAAATCCAGAGATATCGTTTTTCATCGTGGGAGTATGCACGGTTTTCATCATAGGATTCAAGCACCTGATGTTCAGGAAACTTTTCCTGAAGCTGATCCAGAAATAACTGGGTCAAATGAAGTTCCGCCGTTGTTACCAGCTCTTCATCAAACTTTATATTATGATCCCCCTTGCCGTAAAATTTCAGTGATGCTTCACCGATGCGCTGCAGGGCTTTCATGGCAAATTGGGTCAGATCATCAATACCTCTATTTTCAGCAGGTGCCATTCTTACCTCCTTATTTTGGATTTTGACAGGCATTCTTTTTATTTATCTAACAAAAAAGAGTGTAATAGCAAGGTGAAAATTAAAAACGCTTTTCCCGATTGGTCGGGAGAAAGGGTTCCAGGAGTCGAGGGTTCAGGGGTTAAAGTGTTTGTTTCTTAATGGTTTTATCAGGGATTTCAGCATTCTCGAAACGGCCCCGATATCTCTCTGGTTCTGACAGGTTTTCCTTATTGAGATAGCCCAGATCCCCGAAGTCCGGAGCTCTTCGACTGTTGCACCGATAGCGTCTAAAAAAGAAACCCCTGGAGTATGAAATAAACTCCAGGGGTCCAAGACAAGTGCGCTTTGATAATTTTAGAATCTTACAGCTTCCGGTCAGCCATCAGAACAGCCAGTTATACAGGCGCGGATACTGGGCAAGGAGGAAGTAGTATGTGAAATAAAGCGCAAAAACCAGATAACACGATATCTTGTATATGTCAACAAAAAATATCCATATATTGTTGTTTTTTTAAACTTTTTAAAAAGGATTGATTCTGGAACAGGATATGGTATCGTTTTATACCTGCATCAGCGCAGGAAAGGATTTAGAGAAGGGTTTCGGTCCGGCAATACTATTATGCCAACAATTCTATCGGGGTGGAAATATGGGCGCAGACAAGTTAAGTTTTTCCAAAAAAATAATGGCCGCTGTATGTCATCATTGTCCTTTTTGTAAAGCTGCCAGAAAAAATCCGGAATCTGTTATTGGAAAAATGTTGCACCATAAATACCATTCTGACAATTGTCCCTTCTGGAAAGCGGAAATAGCCGCCTATGGACAAAAGTCCTCCGAAAAGACTCTGGATGAATAAACTGTGCATCAACCGGGTAAAATATAGACTGTTATAATCCAGAAAAGGACCTGTCATGTTTTCTTCCTCCGAGATTATCGACTTTGCCGTCCAGATCGAACAAAACGGTGAGCGTTTGTGCCGAGAGATGGCTCAGAGAAATATCGATACCGATTTGGCATCCCTGCTTGAATGGATGGCGGAGCAGGAGGCGCAACATGCGAAATGGTTTTACGACCTGAAACTGAAGCTCCGCATCACGGGCAAGGTTTCCCAAATGGAAAAACTCGGCAAATCGCTTTTAAGAGATGTTCTGGGCGATCAAAGCTTTTCACTTCAGGATGCCGATTTTTCAAAAATACAAAACATAAAGGAGTTGCTGTCCCTTTTGATTGAATTTGAGAAGGATACGGTTCTCTTTTATGAAATGATAAAGACCGCCGTAGAAGATAAAGGCGTCATTTTAATTTTAGATAAAATTATCGCCGAAGAAAACCAGCATGTCGCTCAAACAAAGGAGTATTTCAACAAAAGGTTCGGTCCAATAGAATGCCGAAATGGATCAGCGGCAAAACCGACCGTACATTCACGATAACGGTTTGGAGCGAATGGAATGGAGGTGTTCACTTACCCGTTGGTGGTAAATCCCATTTGTTGGTTTCGGGCTCCGTCCGATAAACAGGGTGGCGATAATGCAAAAAAGTCCTCTCAAGAAAAACCGTTTGAGAGAGAATCGGATTCTGAAGAAGCCATCCTTTGCCGCCAGTGTCATCAAGTGCTGACGGATCCCTCCCAGCGGACCCGCATACAGGGTGCCCACCAGCATACCTTTGCAAATCCCCACGGGGTCGTTTTTCAAATCGGATGTTTTCGATCGGTCCAGGGCTGCGGGTATGTGGGCCCAACCACTTCGGAATGGAGCTGGTTCAAGGGATATAGCTGGCGGATTTTAGTATGCGGCATGTGTTTGACCCACTTGGGATGGCTGTATACGTCTGCCGGCGATGAGGGTTTCAGCGGCCTTATTTTAGACCGTATTGTCGAATCTTTAAGCAAAAAAAAATCTTGAAAGGAGTATTGGGTATGCCGGATATAGATGACATCAGTGAAGCCAAAAAATTTAACGTTGATATTCCTCAGAAGACGGAGGGTTTTTTTCTGAAAGGGTCGAACGCGTTGGACTGGGGGATGAAAAACAGGTTGGCGCGTATCTTTAACCCTGATTCCGGCCGCACGGTGATGCTGGCTATCGACCATGGATATTTCCAGGGCCCGACTACCGGCCTGGAACGGATCGATATCAATATTCTGCCCTTGCTGCCTTATGCCGATACGCTGATGCTGACCCGGGGGATACTCAGAAGCGTCGTGCCGCCATCTGCGACAAAACCGATGGTGTTGAGGGTCTCCGGGGGAACCAGCATCCTCAAGGAACTTTCCAACGAAGCGATTGCCGTTGACATCGAGGAGTCCATCAGGCTCAATGTCTGCGCCATGGCCGTGCAGGTATTTATAGGCGGGGAACATGAAAAGGAATCCATTATCAATATGACGAAAATGGTGGATATCGGAACGCGCTACGGCATCCCCACCCTGGCGGTCACTGCCGTCGGCAAGGAAATGGCACGGGATGCCCGGTATTTCAGGCTGGCAACCAGGATCTGTGCAGAGCTGGGCGCCCATTATATCAAGACATACTATGTGGACAAGGGCTTTGAAACCGTCACGGCAGCTTGTCCGGTACCGATTGTCATGGCAGGGGGTAAAAAGTTGCCGGAGCTGGAGGCCTTAACCATGGCGTACAATGCCGTTCAGCAGGGCGCCAGCGGGGTCGATATGGGACGCAATATATTCCAGTCCGAAAATCCCATTGCGATGATCCAGGCGATCCGGGCGGTGGTGCATGAAAACGAAACGCCGAAAAAGGCGTTAGACCTTTACAACTCGATTAAAAATAAAAAATAATCTTATGTGGACTATTTGATGATCCTGAAAGCCTGAAGAAAAAGCATAGTTTCTTTTCAGCTTGTTCAAAAAAACAACCTTAAAAGTTATTTTGAGGTGAAAGTCTCTGATGAAGGTTGCCAAATGGTATAACAACAGAGATATAAGAATCGAAGATGTCCCCGTGCCGGCGCCGGGAGATGATGAACTGCTGGTGAAAGTCATTTCGTGCGGGATTTGCGGCAGTGATATCGTCGAATGGTACCGGCTGCCCAGGGCGCCGCTTGTACCGGGGCACGAGATTGGCGGCGAAGTGGCTGGGGCCGGTAAATCGGTCAGCCATTTCAAGCCGGGGGACAGGGTTTTTATTGCGCCCAAAGTGGCCTGCATGGCGTGTCACTACTGCAGAAAAGGTCAGTATCCGGTCTGTTCAAACATCAGGGATCGGCTCCCGGGGGGATTTGCCGAATACGTCCTTATTCCGGCATCCCTGGTTGAAACCGGAACCTATCGGCTGCCCGATCGCATGACCTATGACCAGAGTACATTTATTGAACCGCTGGCATGTGTTGTCCGGGCCCAGCGGCTAACCGGCTTGCAAAAGGATCAAACAATGCTGGTCATGGGATGCGGCATGTCCGGCCTGCTGCACATCAAGCTTGCCAAAACGTTGGATTGCACCATTGTCGCAACCGACATTAATAAAGAACGACTGAAATTTGCCCTGCGGTTCGGTGCAGAACTTACGATTGAAGCGTCAGAAAATGTACCGGAACGCCTGGCCGCAACGCAGCATAGACTGGCCGATGTGGTGATGCTGTGCACCTCTTCGATGGCTGCGGTGGAGCAGGCCTGGAAGTGTGTGGATAAAGGCGGCGCCATTGTCTTTTTTGCGGTCCCTGAGCCGGACAAGAGCGTAAATATTCCCATCAATGAATTTTGGATGAAAGAAATAAGAATACTGACATCCTATTATTGCGGTCCGCCGGATATCGCTGCAGCGATTGATTTATTAGGCAAGGGAAATATCGTTGTTGACGATATGATTACACACACCCTGCCGCTGACCGATATCGCAAAAGGCTATCAGCTGGTGGCAGAGGGAAGTGCGTCCATAAAAGTGATTATCAAGCCGAACCAGCAGGTTTTTAAATAAACCAACACCTGGTTATCATTATATCAAATCTTGAAGCCCGAGTTCTTTCAGCTTCTCTTCGGTCGGCTCGCCATTTTCGTCCCAACCTCTCTCTTTATAATAGTCAAGAATAGCGTCTTCAAGCCCAATCGGGATCTTTCCGGCGGCAGGCCCTTCAGTTACAGGCTCCATGAAACGCTTGGGATACCTGAAGTCATCCGTTTTTTTCCACCCATAACGAATGTTTAAAAGTTTTTGAAGATTGGTTATCTTTTCTCCCGAACGCCGCAACTCTTCGTGCGACCATCCAAGCCCCGAACAGGCATTAAAAGTTTCCAGCAGATCCGTCATGGTGTATCCGCTTACATCCATAAATTTACAATGGCCAAGCGAATTAATCACATTGTTATAGTCATGCATAATTGCCTGACGCATGGCCGCCTTGTCCCAGGACCAGCGCTCTTCGTTTTCTGCAGGATAGAGACCCCATTCAGGAAAGCTTAGTTTGCGAACAAATATATGCTGTGTGTTTGCCCGTTCGTGGTTAGGTCCCGAGGCAACGCCGGTACAATAGTTCAGCGCGGAAACATATTGTGACCTGAAATTATGCGCCGCAATTTC
Coding sequences within it:
- the lsrF gene encoding 3-hydroxy-5-phosphonooxypentane-2,4-dione thiolase — protein: MPDIDDISEAKKFNVDIPQKTEGFFLKGSNALDWGMKNRLARIFNPDSGRTVMLAIDHGYFQGPTTGLERIDINILPLLPYADTLMLTRGILRSVVPPSATKPMVLRVSGGTSILKELSNEAIAVDIEESIRLNVCAMAVQVFIGGEHEKESIINMTKMVDIGTRYGIPTLAVTAVGKEMARDARYFRLATRICAELGAHYIKTYYVDKGFETVTAACPVPIVMAGGKKLPELEALTMAYNAVQQGASGVDMGRNIFQSENPIAMIQAIRAVVHENETPKKALDLYNSIKNKK
- a CDS encoding alcohol dehydrogenase catalytic domain-containing protein; translated protein: MKVAKWYNNRDIRIEDVPVPAPGDDELLVKVISCGICGSDIVEWYRLPRAPLVPGHEIGGEVAGAGKSVSHFKPGDRVFIAPKVACMACHYCRKGQYPVCSNIRDRLPGGFAEYVLIPASLVETGTYRLPDRMTYDQSTFIEPLACVVRAQRLTGLQKDQTMLVMGCGMSGLLHIKLAKTLDCTIVATDINKERLKFALRFGAELTIEASENVPERLAATQHRLADVVMLCTSSMAAVEQAWKCVDKGGAIVFFAVPEPDKSVNIPINEFWMKEIRILTSYYCGPPDIAAAIDLLGKGNIVVDDMITHTLPLTDIAKGYQLVAEGSASIKVIIKPNQQVFK
- a CDS encoding ferritin family protein, whose translation is MFSSSEIIDFAVQIEQNGERLCREMAQRNIDTDLASLLEWMAEQEAQHAKWFYDLKLKLRITGKVSQMEKLGKSLLRDVLGDQSFSLQDADFSKIQNIKELLSLLIEFEKDTVLFYEMIKTAVEDKGVILILDKIIAEENQHVAQTKEYFNKRFGPIECRNGSAAKPTVHSR
- a CDS encoding manganese efflux pump MntP family protein, whose product is MNIWEIGLIAVSLGCDAFAVGLGVGTRCCAPRQIFRLSFHFGLFQFLMPILGWLLGRNVLGWTAQWGPWIAFGLLFGIGVKMAYEGTQPREKEDVCADPTKGFSLVMLSFATSIDALGVGFSLGVLGQSLFVAAVCIGITAGAMTWIAMKVGNSLSGRFAQRMEIVGGLILIAIAFKLLFL
- a CDS encoding cereblon family protein; the encoded protein is MEVFTYPLVVNPICWFRAPSDKQGGDNAKKSSQEKPFERESDSEEAILCRQCHQVLTDPSQRTRIQGAHQHTFANPHGVVFQIGCFRSVQGCGYVGPTTSEWSWFKGYSWRILVCGMCLTHLGWLYTSAGDEGFSGLILDRIVESLSKKKS